Proteins co-encoded in one Aspergillus flavus chromosome 2, complete sequence genomic window:
- a CDS encoding secretory pathway Ca2+-ATPase — MSRSATPALPLHNAQAPDLRPPSSTPTGVRSNTSTSTSTSTYSLLDPQQTAERLQTSLTHGLTPAEAEIRLIQDGPNELPHEDPEPLWLRFLKQFRETLILLLLASAAVSFFMGNFDDAVSITLAVTIVVTVGFVQEYRSEKSLEALSRLVPHHAHLIRDVPLSHTPPIGHSIPAATSEEFELQDLRSKSPGSVSAAVKASSTVSANELVPGDLVLFTVGDRIPADIRITAATDLTIDESNLTGENEPVAKSPDAIRGPKALASHSPKIVTPPRSPFYDAPASGAVGADIRLNEQHNIAFMGTLVRSGYGQGIVIGTGAKTEFGSISASLQEIESPRTPLQLSMDRLGQELSYVSFGVIGLIVVIGLIQGRKLLDMFTIGVSLAVAAIPEGLPIIVTVTLALGVLRMAKRGAIMRRLPSVETLGSVNVVCSDKTGTLTLNHMTVTKMWHFDCPEPFEVHNDISSLTPGPAARTVLRVGNIANNARLSRVHANSPASASSAAVLSSTDDRAPGTIRSRWVGQPTDVAILDLLDTFGEDDVRDRISARAAETPFSSERKWMGVIIGNGTGESSNMAYIKGALEQVLKRCDTYLTKDGREVILDELRRQAVRQAAEHMASEGLRVLAFASGAVRDTSKGRPFGSRTGTPVSRTTPGEEDDRYTGLVFAGLVGMNDPPRKDVHKSIRRLMAGGVRIIMITGDAETTAVAIAKKLGMPISNIAGSRPVLTGEEIDRMSTTELAQAISSTSIFARTSPDHKMKIVRALQSRGDVVAMTGDGVNDAPALKKADIGISMGKLGTDVAKEAADMILTDDDFSTILRAIEQGKGIFYNIQNFITFQLSTSVAALSLVLLSTTLGFKNPLNPMQILWINILMDGPPAQSLGVEPVDPSIMGRPPRPRTARVLTKPLIQRVLTSALMIMLGTLAIYVYEMGDVDDELNPGKRSRVVTAHDTTMTFTCFVLFDMFNALTCRSEGKSVLRGEISLFGNKMFNYAVLGSLAGQACVIYLPFLQRVFQTEPLNLAHLFKLLCISSSVFWVDEARKYYQSVKRRRAVGVGYSVNV; from the exons ATGTCAAGGTCCGCAACACCTGCGCTACCTTTGCATAATGCTCAGGCCCCCGATTTGAGGCCTCCATCATCTACGCCGACGGGTGTACGCTCCAACACATCTACTTCA ACATCCACGTCGACTTACTCTCTATTAGACCCACAGCAAACCGCTGAGCGCTTACAGACATCCCTTACCCACGGACTCACTCCTGCAGAAGCTGAGATTCGTTTAATACAAGATGGGCCCAACGAACTGCCGCATGAAGACCCCGAGCCCCTGTGGCTCCGGTTTCTTAAACAATTCCGGGAGACATTAATTCTACTGCTTCTAGCGTCAGCCGcagtctctttcttcatgggCAATTTTGATGATGCGGTAAGCATCACGCTCGCGGTAACCATCGTAGTCACCGTCGGATTTGTTCAGGAGTATCGATCTGAAAAGTCCTTGGAGGCCTTGAGCCGCCTGGTGCCACATCATGCGCATTTGATACGCGATGTTCCTCTCTCACATACCCCCCCTATCGGACACTCGATCCCTGCAGCTACCAGTGAAGAGTTCGAGCTGCAAGATCTCAGAAGCAAAAGCCCGGGCTCGGTTTCAGCCGCTGTTAAAGCTTCCAGTACTGTTTCAGCGAATGAGCTAGTACCTGGTGACCTAGTTTTGTTTACAGTTGGAGACCGTATTCCGGCGGACATACGCATTACCGCAGCCACTGATTTGACCATCGATGAATCAAACCTGACTGGTGAGAACGAGCCTGTTGCTAAATCGCCTGACGCAATTCGCGGCCCCAAGGCTTTAGCCTCACACTCGCCCAAAATTGTCACCCCTCCCCGATCTCCATTCTACGATGCCCCAGCCAGTGGCGCTGTGGGCGCTGATATCCGCTTAAATGAGCAGCACAATATCGCATTTATGGGAACTTTGGTTCGGTCGGGGTATGGACAGGGTATTGTCATAGGAACGGGTGCGAAAACTGAATTTGGCAGTATTTCAGCTTCTTTGCAGGAAATCGAGAGTCCACGCACACCGCTTCAATTGTCAATGGACCGTCTTGGTCAAGAATTGAGCTATGTCTCCTTTGGCGTCATCGGATTGATTGTAGTGATAGGATTGATACAAGGTCGAAAGCTCCTTGATATGTTCACGATTGGTGTCTCACTTGCAGTCGCTGCGATTCCAGAAGGTCTTCCCATTATCGTGACGGTTACTCTTGCTTTAGGCGTGCTGCGCATGGCCAAGAGGGGGGCCATCATGCGAAGACTCCCCAGCGTCGAGACTCTCGGCTCTGTGAACGTTGTATGCAGTGATAAGACGGGAACCCTAACGCTCAATCATATGACAGTCACAAAGATGTGGCATTTCGACTGTCCGGAGCCATTTGAGGTGCACAACGATATTAGCTCACTGACGCCTGGGCCTGCAGCTCGGACCGTTCTTCGTGTCGGTAATATCGCTAATAACGCTAGACTTTCGCGTGTGCATGCAAATTCACCTGCCAGCGCATCTTCTGCTGCAGTGTTGTCTTCCACTGATGATAGGGCTCCGGGAACCATTAGGAGTAGGTGGGTTGGGCAACCCACCGACGTCGCTATCCTGGATCTGTTGGACACTTTTGGGGAGGATGATGTGCGCGACCGTATTAGTGCTCGCGCCGCCGAGACTCCCTTCAGCTCCGAGCGCAAGTGGATGGGTGTGATTATTGGCAATGGCACTGGCGAGTCAAGTAACATGGCCTACATTAAAGGTGCTCTCGAGCAAGTTTTAAAACGTTGTGATACGTATCTTACAAAGGATGGACGAGAAGTTATACTGGATGAACTGCGACGTCAAGCAGTGAGGCAGGCTGCTGAGCATATGGCATCAGAGGGTCTAAGGGTGCTCGCTTTCGCCAGTGGAGCAGTGCGAGATACATCAAAAGGGCGACCTTTTGGCAGCAGGACAGGCACTCCTGTTTCTAGAACTACTCcgggtgaagaagatgatcgATATACCGGGCTGGTCTTTGCAGGACTTGTGGGGATGAACGACCCTCCCCGTAAGGATGTTCACAAATCCATCAGGCGCCTTATGGCTGGAGGAGTACGCATCATCATGATCACAGGAGACGCCGAGACTACGGCAGTTGCGATCGCAAAGAAATTGGGAATGCCAATCAGTAATATAGCCGGTTCGCGACCTGTCCTTACTGGTGAGGAGATCGACCGTATGAGCACCACGGAGTTGGCGCAggccatatcctccacatCCATCTTCGCCCGCACAAGCCCTGACCACAAGATGAAGATTGTACGCGCTTTGCAGTCCCGAGGAGATGTGGTGGCCATGACGGGTGATGGTGTGAATGATGCACCAGCCCTCAAGAAAGCAGATATTGGCATCTCGATGGGTAAATTGGGCACGGACGTTGCTAAGGAGGCAGCAGACATGATTCTGACAGACGATGACTTCTCTACAATCCTGCGAGCCATTGAGCAGGGCAAGGGCATCTTCTACAATATTCAAAACTTCATTACATTCCAGCTAAGCACCAGCGTTGCTGCATTGAGTCTTGTATTGTTAAGCACTACTCTTGGCTTCAAGAATCCGCTGAATCCGATGCAAATCCTATGGATCA ATATTCTTATGGATGGCCCTCCAGCGCAGTCCTTGGGTGTAGAGCCCGTTGATCCGTCAATCATGGGACGACCCCCACGACCCAGAACGGCTCGGGTACTAACAAAGCCTCTCATTCAACGGGTGCTAACTTCCGCGTTGATGATTATGCTGGGCACGCTTGCTATTTACGTCTACGAAATGGGCGATGTCGACGATGAGCTGAACCCGGGCAAACGCTCGCGCGTCGTAACCGCCCACGACACAACCATGACTTTCACCTGCTTTGTGCTCTTCGACATGTTCAACGCCTTGACCTGCCGCAGCGAGGGCAAGTCGGTGCTTCGCGGCGAGATCTCCTTGTTTGGGAACAAGATGTTCAATTACGCCGTCCTCGGATCACTTGCCGGGCAGGCGTGTGTGATCTATCTGCCTTTCCTGCAGCGAGTCTTTCAGACGGAGCCGCTCAATCTGGCACATCTGTTCAAGCTATTGTGTATTTCGAGTTCAGTGTTTTGGGTAGACGAGGCCCGGAAGTATTATCAGTCGGTGAAACGGCGGCGGGCCGTTGGGGTGGGATACAGCGTAAATGTCTAA